In the Brevundimonas mediterranea genome, TGGTCGGCTCCGGTCAGAAGCACCAGGCCGCCGAGCATGGCGAAGATCGAAAAGGCTCCGAACCCCAGAACCGCCGGTCCGCCTGGTTGCAGCATGATCGCCTCCCACGACACGCAGGAAATCACCGTTCGACGTTAAAGTCGATCTAGGGCGCCTTATCGACCTGTCTCTAAGGCCCGCCTCAACTTCGCGATCGCTACGCGCTCGACGGCCTTGGGCTCGTTGACCGGTCCCATGGCGCTGACCTCGCGGCCGGTGGCCACATGGATGGCCGAGCATTTGATATAGGGGCCGTTGCGCACGGTCTCGACGATCACCTCGCCGAGGTCGTCGTCCGCCACGTCTGTCTCAGGCCGCCACCGACCGGCGCGCCACATTGCAGTGGGCGAACAGGCGGTCCATCGCCTGGACGACATGGTCCATCATCTCGTCCGTGTGGTTCGGCGAGGGCGTAAAGCGCAGCCGCTCGGTCCCCTTGGGCACGGTCGGATAGTTGATCGGCTGAACATAGACGCCGTACTCGTCCAGCAGCATGTCCGAGATCATCTTGCAGTGGACCGGATCGCCGACGTGCACCGGCACGATATGGCTTTCGCTGTCCATCACCGGAATCCCGGCGGCGGCGAACCGCGCCTTCAGCGTCGCCGCCCGTTCCTGATGCTGTTCGCGCAGTTCGGGATGGGTCTTCAGGTGCCGCACTGACGCCAGGGCCCCCGCCGTCAGGGCGGGCGGCAGGCTGGTGGTGAAGATGAAGCCCGAGGCCCAGCTGCGCACGGCGTCGATGATCACGGCGTCGGCGGCGATATAGCCGCCCATGACGCCGATGGCCTTGCCCAGGGTGCATTCGATGATGTCGATCTGGTCCAGCACGCCGTCACGCTCGGCCACGCCGGCGCCGGTTTCGCCATACAGGCCCACCGCATGGACCTCGTCCAGATAGGTCATGGCGCCGTATTTCCTGGCCAGGGCGATGGTGCCGGCCAAGTCGGCGATGTCGCCGTCCATCGAATAGACGCTCTCGAAGGCGACCAGCTTGGGCGCTCCGGCCGGAGCGGCGGCCAGCAGGGCCTCCAGATGGGCCAGGTCGTTATGCTTGAAGATGTGCCGTTCGCCGCCGCCCTGGCGGATGCCGGCGATCATCGAGGCGTGGTTCAGCGCGTCTGAGAAGGTGATGAGGCCGGGCAGGATCTTCTGCAGGGTCGACAGGGTCGCCTCGTTGCCGACATAGCCCGAGGTGAACAGCAGCGCCGCCTCCTTCTGGTGCCAGTCGGCCAGCTCGGCCTCCAGATCCACCGCCGAGCGCGTCGTGCCCGAGATATTGCGCGTGCCGCCGGCGCCCGCGCCCACGGCGTCGATCTCGTCCTGCATGGCCTTCAGCACGACCGGGTGCTGGCCCATGCCCAGATAGTCGTTCGAGCACCAGATGACGACGTCCTGCTCGGACCCGTCCTCGCGGCGGCGCACAGCCTGCGGGAATTGCCCGCGAACGCGCTTCAGGTCGGCGAAGACGCGATACCGTCCTTCGCTGCGCACCTGCTCCACCGAGTTTTCAAAGGCGGCCTTATAGTCGAACACGATATTCGTTCTTTCGCTTATGGCGATCTCTGTCTTTTCTTTGCGCCCGACACCGAAGCTTGTCCATGTCCTGAGCATGGACAAAACGA is a window encoding:
- a CDS encoding DUF6898 family protein, encoding MADDDLGEVIVETVRNGPYIKCSAIHVATGREVSAMGPVNEPKAVERVAIAKLRRALETGR
- the hemA gene encoding 5-aminolevulinate synthase — translated: MFDYKAAFENSVEQVRSEGRYRVFADLKRVRGQFPQAVRRREDGSEQDVVIWCSNDYLGMGQHPVVLKAMQDEIDAVGAGAGGTRNISGTTRSAVDLEAELADWHQKEAALLFTSGYVGNEATLSTLQKILPGLITFSDALNHASMIAGIRQGGGERHIFKHNDLAHLEALLAAAPAGAPKLVAFESVYSMDGDIADLAGTIALARKYGAMTYLDEVHAVGLYGETGAGVAERDGVLDQIDIIECTLGKAIGVMGGYIAADAVIIDAVRSWASGFIFTTSLPPALTAGALASVRHLKTHPELREQHQERAATLKARFAAAGIPVMDSESHIVPVHVGDPVHCKMISDMLLDEYGVYVQPINYPTVPKGTERLRFTPSPNHTDEMMDHVVQAMDRLFAHCNVARRSVAA